TCTATACAACTGTGTGAATAATTGGTACATAAACTTTTGCTCATGGTGTATATGATGCAGAAGTGTTTGCCAAACTTTATCTTCTTTTCCGTACTCCATAATATTACATAGAAGATTTAAAAAGTACATATCGTATTGGAAAAACTCATGGATAATTTTTTTAATTTCCATTATCACATAAGGATTAGCAGGACCATGAGAAAAACATCTCTTTTTAAGATCTTCTGTTTTTTTGTTAAGCTTTGAAAAATCAGAATTCACTTTTTTAAGTCCATCTAATAATTTTTTAGGCAATTTTTTATCAGTAAGTTTAGCTACCGTTTCTATAAATATTGGGTGTTCACTGGATATATCTGTCCATAGTAGTAATTCATTAAAAACGCAATTTAAATTTGTGGCTAAAGTATAACAGAACAATAGTATCCTCCTATAAACATTGTACATAAATATTATATTCTATAAGCTGCTAATTGGTTACAATATAAAAATTTTGTGACGCAAAATTTTTACAGAGGACAATTGACAGAGGACAGAGGACAATGAAGGATGATTTTCTTCCTTACGTCAGAAAATCTTTAATCTTATTAGTTATAATTGAAAATGGAGAATGGAAAGTGGAAAATGATTGACAACTTTTCTCCATTAACATTACGAAAAGTTTTTAATTTTATAAGATCTTTAGGTTTAGCTAAAGCTAAACCTTTGAAATTTTTATTGATGGCTCGTTTAAGCTTTGCTAAACATCGCTTTAGCTCATATAAAAGTTCATATAATCAAAGATTTTTTGTAACAAAGTGAAAAAAATCCTCAATAATTATTCATTGTTCCCTGTTCATTATTCATTAATCAACGGCAGCCTATCGGCTTGCGACACAGTCGCTAGATTAATAGCAAGTAATTAAAATAAATTATTATATAAATATTAATTTATCTTAAATCTCATCAAGTTTCATAAAATTAAAATTTTTTCGTAATGACAATGAAGAAAAAATATCTATCATTTTCAATTTTCAACTTTCAATTTTCAATTATATTATAAAATTAAAGATTTTCTGTAGCAAAGCGGAGGAAAATCTTCCTTCATTGTCCTATGTCAATTGTCCTATGTCCTCTGTTAAAAAAATTACTTCGTAATTTTTTTATATTGCGAATTTTATTTAGCAATATATATCCAGTTGAGGTACATATATTTAGATGATATAATATTATTACTAAATTTCGGGTGGTGAAATTTTTGGATAAAGAAATAAAAGAAATGTTTCAGATAATATTAGAAAAACTAGATGGTATGGATAGAAGACAAGACGGTATGGATCAAAAGTTAACATCTATAGAAAAAAGACAGGATAGCATGGATCAAAAACTAGTATCTATAGAAAAAAGACAGGACGGTATGGATAAAAGGTTAATATCCATAGAAAAAAGACAAGATGAAATCTTTGTAATTCAAAGGGCATTGGAAGAGAATATTATGGTGACTAGAGCAGAGCAAGATAAAATGATGCATA
This window of the Clostridium cochlearium genome carries:
- a CDS encoding DUF2935 domain-containing protein, whose product is MFCYTLATNLNCVFNELLLWTDISSEHPIFIETVAKLTDKKLPKKLLDGLKKVNSDFSKLNKKTEDLKKRCFSHGPANPYVIMEIKKIIHEFFQYDMYFLNLLCNIMEYGKEDKVWQTLLHHIHHEQKFMYQLFTQLYRQL